AGCTTTCCCACATTCGTGgcattcataaggtttctctcccGAGTGAATTCTCTGATGAATAAGGAGATATGACTTCCGGCTGAAGGCTTTGTGGCATTCACTGCACTCAAAAGGTTTCTCTCCGGTGTGAGACCTCTGATGAATAGTGAGATGTGACTTTTGGGTGAAAGCTTTCTGACACTGActgcattcatagggtttctcacctGTATGAGTTCTTTGGTGTAGGATGAGACTAAATTTGATGGAGAATGTttttccacattcactgcatccgtagggcttctctcctgtgtgagttCTCAAGTGAGTATTGAGGAGTGACTTTACACTAAAGCCTTTTCCACAGTCACTGCAATTATacggtttctctcctgtgtgagttCTCTGATGTCTAATGAGCTCAGATCTCTGgatgaaggctttcccacattcactgcatccATAAGGTTTTTCCCCTGTATGTGTTTTTTGATGTAAAATGAGGCTAAACTTAAGGGGAAATGTTTTCCCACACTCATTGCAaccatagggtttctctcctgtgtgagaTCTCTGATGAATAATGAGCTGTGACTTATTGCTGAAGCTTTTCTGACATTCTTCACATCTGTAGGGTTTCTCTTCTGTGTGAGTTCTTTGATGTAAAGTGAGTTGTGACTTATCGCTGAAGCCTTTCTGACATACACGACACTCAAACCGTTTCTCTCTTGTGTGAGTTCTCTGATGTTTATTAAGGCATGACTTATCAGTAAAGGCTTTCCCGCATTTGTTGcactcatagggtttctctcctgtatggGTTCTCTGGTGTAAAATGAGATGGGACTTCCGCCTGAAGGCTTTCTGACATCTACTGCATCcaaagggtttctctcctgtgtgtgttCTCTGATGCTTAATGAGGTCCGACTTCTGAGAAAAGGCTTTCCTACAGTCACTGCAGTTATAGTGTTTCTCTGCTGTTTGAGTTTTCCAATATTTAATAAGCTGTGACTTATGGCTCAAAACTTTCATATGTTCATTATGTTCATTGTATTTTTGTCCAGTATGAATTTTCTCATGCTTAGTGTAAAGAAATAATTTGTCATATTGATTAAATTCAACTTCATTTCTTGCATACCTTTTATTCTGAGTAATACACTCTAGATTAGGTTTCAAATGTTTCCCAAGTATGTCAAGTGTATGAGATCTTTGTGCTAAGGAGATATCAAGGTTTAAGCTCAGAgaagatatttttccaaatgcaTTATCTTTGTGGTAACTCTCCATAGTTTCCAGGTTGCCATGGTTTCCTTTGTGCCAGTCTCTATGATTATCAACTTGCCAGGTGTCTTCTAGAAACAGACCAATGAATCCATAATGACCATGTAATAGAAGGAGTAGAATCTCAGCAAAGgccaaagagagaagaggaaaggagactGTGGGTATATACCGAAAATCTGGACATTTATAAGTGAAAGgagataaagaaaatggaagaaaaaaaaaaaagaagaaggaataaaCTACAAGAGGCATGAGAGATACACAgcatgggaagaagggagaatttATGAATGCTTGAGTATATAAGAAAAGAGAGCTATAACCATGGATTAGGGAGGTAGAGACAAGGAGAAGGCAGGTAAACTGAGGATAACAGGGAGAAAGATTATTTAGGAGAGCAAGTTCCAAGATGGACTAGAGAGGGATCTGATCAGAATATCTAAAACAAggaaatgtactttttaaaaccaGGCAAAAGAGACCTAATACAGAGAGATTAGAAAGTGGAGTcatggcgctttcactgccgagggcccgggttcgatccctggtcagagaactaagatcccgtaagctgcgcagtgcagccaaaaaaaaaaaaaaaaaaaaaaaaagtggagtcaATGTTAATGTATATGGGAGCTCACGTCAGCTGTTCTGAGTCACATTCAGagcttaaaattttcaatatttctcCAGACATTTCAGAGGTACCTCTCTCTTTCTGGCCAACTAGGATTTTAACTTCCTTTTATCCCACAGGGCTGTTTTTTCACTCACCTGGATGAATGTGACTCTGGCTTTCTTCCTCTATTATCCATGGTGTTTCTTGTTCCAACCGGTAGAATGCATCTGCTTTGGTAACTTGATACCCTACTCAAGGGGAATTACAGAGGACCCATGGACCCAAATACAAGCCCTCTGTAAACTGGGAAAGGTTACATTTAAGGGGCTGAACAAATTGCATCTTGGCCAAGTAAAGGACTTTTGCTTTGGAAGTGAGAGAAAAATACTGTTAGAGGCCACAAGGTACTGAAATCTATGATGTATGAAACTCAAATCTAAAAAAGTAAGGCAGTTGTAAGCCTCCATCCCTTTCATCCCTGAGGAAGAAAAGGCAATCCGTTGCCTACATTACCCAGGGAACGCTCTCCTTACCTACTGATATTAAGTTGATATAATTTTCCAACATCACATCTTGATACAGGTTCTTCTGAACACGGTCCAGTAGCTGCCACTCCTCCCAGGTGAAAACCACAGCCACATCTTTGAATGACAGTGAGCCCTGTAATAGAACATTCCTATTCATCCTAAAGGGATCATCATTGGTTCATACTAGGAAGATAAATAGGAATTTATTACTTTTCCCATGGTAAGCTATTTGACTGCTTTCTATGTAACTAGTTTTGCATTATACTTTGTAGGAAAAccaattttttacttaaaatatcctAGCTTTGTGCTTCCATCCAATCATTCACTGACTCACATGTTCATCCATTCACAAAAAAGGAGTAGAATAGAGAACATGCTTAAGTCCTTTAATCTAGAAACCACACAACCTGTGTGTATGCACCTATATGTCAGACAGTATATCAAGCATTCCTTTGTAAATAAGACTCACTTCTACCCTGAAGGAACACACTAGCTTGCAAAGAAAGAGATGTAAGTGCACAAGAGAACAACAGATTTATACATGTCAagtaagtatatataaatatataccatgtGGGCATCAATGGGGAGGAGAAAAATTGTAAAGGGTAAACTTCACAGAGGTGAATCTGGAACTAATTCTTATGAGATCAAGTCTATGTTTTACGGCGAATTGCAGAGGGAAGAGATGGCATGGCATTCCAGAAAGAAGTAACACGAATGATAGCACAATGAAACCATGAGCattcaaaacactgaaaatacGTTTCCTCCTAAGTTGTGAAATTAAATGACTGAATTTAGAGCAGGTGGTGCACTCAAAACATTTTTcacttattattatttgttagtTATATGCTGATAATGGAGAGACTTCCAAATAAGTGGttaagtgtatatatgttaaaagAAAGTATATAAACTGTAACCTTAATTATGACAATATGTATATTTAGGTACTGTGTAGTAAAGCAGACCTGGGTTGCCCAAGCCCTGTACATTCCAAAGAAAGGCCTGTCCTTGATTTGCTCCTGGGAGATAACTTTGAACCCCTGAAATATCCAGCCTGATGAATGTTTTTATATTCCTGAGGTCTTGGGCTACACTATAtcagtgttctttgttttttttttgttttgatatatagttgatttacagtgttgtgtcagtttcaggtgtacagcaaagtaattcagttaaaaatatatatgtatgtgtgtacatatatacatatatatattcttttttagattcttttccattataggttattataagatattgaatatagttctctgtggtatacagtaggtccttgttggttatctgttttctatatagtagtatgtatattttaatcccaaactcctaatttatccctgccccccccccccttcttcccctttggtagctctaaatctgttttctatgtctgtgagtctttctgttttggaagtaagttcatttgtatcgttttttaaaaattgcaaacctGGAAGCTCCTGCCTCTGTGTATCTTTtgcctttgctgattttaatctgcATCTTTTCACTTTAATAATCCATAACTGTGAGTATAACTGCTTTCTTGAGTCCAGTAAGTTTTTCTAGAGAATCATTGAGCTTGAGGGTGAGCCAGGAACCTCAACTCAAATTCATATGAATTCACATTTACATATGTAAATAGTGACATGGGAAGTCAGAATAATACACATAAACgtttttggattatttattttgatggtaGAGAAAAAGGACTGATGGAGGACATAAGGGTTTAGCTCTATAAACTTCTAGACTATTTGAAACTTTGACACTGAGAATATTTTAAGCTTCACTAatattggatatttttaaaagaaagaggttAAGTATTAACTATGAACTGAGGGTTTACACTACATTTTTggtttcctgtttgatttcttcagtgatctcttggttatttagtaacgtattgttt
This region of Balaenoptera acutorostrata chromosome 19, mBalAcu1.1, whole genome shotgun sequence genomic DNA includes:
- the LOC102998614 gene encoding zinc finger protein 84-like isoform X1; translation: MSKSQGSLSFKDVAVVFTWEEWQLLDRVQKNLYQDVMLENYINLISVGYQVTKADAFYRLEQETPWIIEEESQSHIHPEDTWQVDNHRDWHKGNHGNLETMESYHKDNAFGKISSLSLNLDISLAQRSHTLDILGKHLKPNLECITQNKRYARNEVEFNQYDKLFLYTKHEKIHTGQKYNEHNEHMKVLSHKSQLIKYWKTQTAEKHYNCSDCRKAFSQKSDLIKHQRTHTGEKPFGCSRCQKAFRRKSHLILHQRTHTGEKPYECNKCGKAFTDKSCLNKHQRTHTREKRFECRVCQKGFSDKSQLTLHQRTHTEEKPYRCEECQKSFSNKSQLIIHQRSHTGEKPYGCNECGKTFPLKFSLILHQKTHTGEKPYGCSECGKAFIQRSELIRHQRTHTGEKPYNCSDCGKGFSVKSLLNTHLRTHTGEKPYGCSECGKTFSIKFSLILHQRTHTGEKPYECSQCQKAFTQKSHLTIHQRSHTGEKPFECSECHKAFSRKSYLLIHQRIHSGEKPYECHECGKAFCHKFSLLIHKRIHTGEKPYGCSECGKTFPIKFSLVLHQKTHTGEKPHECSECQKSFAQRSHLIIHQRTHTGEKPYGCSECWKTFSHKFSLILHQKTHREKL
- the LOC102998614 gene encoding zinc finger protein 84-like isoform X2; its protein translation is MSKSQGSLSFKDVAVVFTWEEWQLLDRVQKNLYQDVMLENYINLISVEDTWQVDNHRDWHKGNHGNLETMESYHKDNAFGKISSLSLNLDISLAQRSHTLDILGKHLKPNLECITQNKRYARNEVEFNQYDKLFLYTKHEKIHTGQKYNEHNEHMKVLSHKSQLIKYWKTQTAEKHYNCSDCRKAFSQKSDLIKHQRTHTGEKPFGCSRCQKAFRRKSHLILHQRTHTGEKPYECNKCGKAFTDKSCLNKHQRTHTREKRFECRVCQKGFSDKSQLTLHQRTHTEEKPYRCEECQKSFSNKSQLIIHQRSHTGEKPYGCNECGKTFPLKFSLILHQKTHTGEKPYGCSECGKAFIQRSELIRHQRTHTGEKPYNCSDCGKGFSVKSLLNTHLRTHTGEKPYGCSECGKTFSIKFSLILHQRTHTGEKPYECSQCQKAFTQKSHLTIHQRSHTGEKPFECSECHKAFSRKSYLLIHQRIHSGEKPYECHECGKAFCHKFSLLIHKRIHTGEKPYGCSECGKTFPIKFSLVLHQKTHTGEKPHECSECQKSFAQRSHLIIHQRTHTGEKPYGCSECWKTFSHKFSLILHQKTHREKL